A genomic window from Artemia franciscana chromosome 14, ASM3288406v1, whole genome shotgun sequence includes:
- the LOC136035395 gene encoding uncharacterized protein LOC136035395 isoform X3, with protein MERGMSTNSGCHDGPGQGSSVTQMLALSLLDTIISQAPIGRVASYAAKRGYIRHLLDILSGLYESLISLVCQKLSVMAMKYFHLYSSIMG; from the exons ATGGAGAGAGGCATGTCGACAAATTCTGGATGCCACGATGGGCCTGGACAAGGCTCGAGCGTGAcccaa atGCTCGCACTGTCTCTGCTGGACACTATTATTTCACAAGCTCCCATTGGTCGAGTTGCTTCGTACGCCGCCAAACGTGGTTACATTCGGCACCTTTTAGACATTTTGTCGGGATTATATGAATCATTGATATCTCTGGTCTGTCAAAAGTTGTCGGTAATGGCcatgaaatattttcatttgtattcTTCTATCATG